Genomic DNA from Setaria italica strain Yugu1 chromosome V, Setaria_italica_v2.0, whole genome shotgun sequence:
CAAGTGCGGGATCTTCTATCAAATGATATTGCACAAAAAAGATATCCTTTCCCCATTAAAAATATGTTTACTTTCTACCCCATTTGTTTTTAAATCTCATGGCTACATTTTTAGTATTCATACTGGCAGACATGCATAGGAAAAAAATTGTTATTCTTGACATAAAGAAACGCTCGGAATTTGGAATACTTCTCAGCCGAATGGACTTGTCGTCCCTGATGCGAGCTTACATCCAGTCAAATCAACATCAGATGTGCTAGACTTAATGGAAATTGGACAAACCAATAGAGCAGTCGGATCAACAGCTCTAAATGAAAGGAGCAGTCGGTCTCACAGGTTTATACCATTTACTTGTTAATAAACTCAAACCCCTAAAATTCTTGCAACATAATGTTCTGAAAACTATTGTTGCATGCAGCATTCTAACAGTGCATGTTAGAGGGCTGGATTTGAAGAATGGATCTACTTCCCGAGGATGTCTACATTTGATCGATCTTGCTGGGAGTGAAAGAGTTGAGCGATCTGAAGCAATTGGAGACAGATTAAAAGAAGCACAATATATAAACAAATCTCTGTCTGCTCTTGGTGATGTGATTTTTGCTTTGGCACAGAAAAATGCCCATGTTCCATACAGAAACAGCAAGCTGACTCAAGTTCTACAGAGCTCTTTAGGTAATATATATGTGGGCTAACATGTAGTTCTTGTTACTTTTTGTATGTGGGAAATTACTTATCATAATTCTTTTCTATTTTCGTGCAGGTGGACAAGCAAAGACACTGATGTTTGTTCAAATAAATCCAGATACCGAATCATATTCAGAAACAATGAGCACTTTAAAGTTTGCTGAAAGGGTTTCTGGAGTAGAGTTAGGTGCTGCAAGAAGTAACAAAGAGGGCAAAGATATAAAAGAGCTGCTAGAACAGGTTTTTACAACTCTATCTGACTCTCATAGATCCGGATAATTTGTGTTTCACTAGTTTAACACTAATAAGCAAGCTTTATACAAACATTACTTGAGCTTTAAACACTAGTAAGCTTCATATTAACCTACAGTGATCAGTTTCAAGGGGTATGCTTTCTCCTGATATcaccaaaaaataaattttaaattggagaaaaagaaagtcTATTTGTTGAGCCTTATAGTAATTATTAGTAAATGTATTGTTACAGTATAATAGTATTAAATTTCCCAAAAAAGTGTATTCCTGTTGATAATAGTTGTTGCTATAGTTATAATAGCTTCTGCATCTGCCCTTGGTTATCTCGATTTCAGAATTGTCCATCATTCTTGTGTCCAGGTTTCATATCTGAAAGACACAATATCACGGAAAGATATGGAAATCGAGCAACTCCTGAAGGACAAATCCAAATCTCCAAGTTCATCAACGGATAGAAATGACAGTAGCCAACAGATCCGGCGATTATCAGGTAATGGATCGCTCAGGTCTTGTTACAGAATTTCTTCATGCCCTCAAAACTATGCAGTAGTCAATGGAATCAGTAATGGACACACTTCACCCACTGGTACAGGGGCTGCGGGGTCAGGTGAAGCCGAATGTGAAGATAATGTGTCTGATGACGGCTGCTCAGTAGCAGGAACGGAGTATTCTGTTGGCGGTGCTTCAGAGGCAGCAGCAGAACAGATGTATGTTGTAACTGTGGCCTTCTAATTTCGACATCTCTCATCCTTACCACTATTCTTTCAATAACAAATCCAGATACTTAAACTATGTCCTACAATTACAGGCAGAAGGCCCCATCAAGGATAGCCAGGCTGTTCCTGACAAAGAATGGGCAGCCAGGAAACTCCAAACCAAAACCAAGGGAGTCTGCTCTAAAACCTCCAGGTACAATACAAACGCAAATCGCTTGCATGCTTTACCTGGTATCAATCAAATCCTCCATTAGCTGATCCACTCTGCAAGTATCTAGAAATGGCATCCCAACACATGATACGTTCCCATGATACTGATGCAAACTCGTGTTCGTTAACCAGGTCGCACTAAATCTACGGGAAGCCAGGTGACTGGAGGAGGATCTTCAGTAAAACCCCCCAAAAGGCGGTAGAGAGATAAGATCCCAGCATTGTGCTGGGAAGCCAGTGTCATGCGTCTGTAATATGACGCAGACAGATTGTGCTGAACTCGTGTGGTTTTGTTGTAGGGTATGTGTGTCGCTGTACCGGGTTCGCCTGTCGACATTCTACTGAGTAATGATAATGGGCATTCAGCCGATTATAGGCTGGCCATTTGATGGGAAATGCTGAAATGGTGTTGCCCTGCGCGTGCAGCGGCTAGCAGGCGCTGGGGCGGGGCGCTGGGTTGTGAATTTGCGATGTTGTGAATTGTGTGGGTTCAGGTGccctaaaaaaaaggaaaaaggattgTGTGGGTTCAAGACTTCAGGCGCTTCGCCAGACACCCAATCTCTCATTCTGCTTCGCTTTAGGTGAAACCCTTTGCCGACGACAAAGATAGGAGCACGGAATTCGTGATATTCATTCATTCATAAAAGGATGAACCTTAATGTGCAACCCATTCCAATTTCCAAAGATTAAAAAAGACTAAATGAGTAATTAACAATAGCAGTGCCATTCATAAAAGGATGAACCTTATAAAAAAATGTGCAACCTAATGAGCTGTTAACCAACAATAACAGTGCGGTGAGCGTGGATCGAACACGCGACCTTCAGATCTTCAGTCTGACGCTCTCCCAACTGAGCTATCCCCGCTCTCGTGTGAACTTGGCAGGAAAGTTAAATTAATTAGTAACTTCTTTAGCTGAAAAAATATCAAGGTTTAAGTATTTATGCGAATCTAGCGGCACGCGTCGTCCATACGTGCCGCTGTTACCGTCGCCTCGTGCATAGAAACTTATGTGCGCCCTCTTGTTGCTGTTTTTTAACATAAATGGTAGGAGCTATGTCTTTCAattaagaaggaaaagaaaattttaaGATACAACGACTCCTAAGCCGTAAACCTACAATATGTAGCTAAGGATTGGTTCGGCCATCTGACAGCTCTGACACTATGATTGCAATTACACCTCTTATAGGTTTTGAATACCTTTCGAGAGTAAATTAAAGAGGACACCACCCTGACGTTGCAAAGAGGCAAAGAGGATTGGAGAGACACCGATGTTAGATCGAGGAAAACGAGAAGATGGTTCCTCTTAATCCCACTGCCAAAGCGAGAACGAATAAACAAAGTAAAATGCACGTACAGAAGGACGCTAGATCATCAAGCATGCAGCCCAACGAGAACAAAAGCACTTTAGTGTTCCAGAACATCTTCAACGGAACGCACAAACGTAACGATATTCAGATGGTACACAGATACAGTTCGATCGACCCCCTGGCACAATGATGCGGCATCAAGCCCACCCCCTCCTCTTTCGAGCTGTCATCTGCCGACGGCCTTCCCCCTTGTGGCCTTGTCCCTCTTTACCACACAAAGAAAGCTCACCAAAGAAGCTCAGGGAGCCCCACTTCTCCATGCCCATTTTGATCCATCCTTAGCAAAACCCACACCCTCGTGTCCCTACGATAACACTGAGGGTTTGTTTGGATAACAGTGAATTAGAGTGGAATGGGAGAGATATGGGAGGGATTGGAGgggaaattagttcattttagactcAATCCCCTTCATTCCACTCTAATACCCTTCCATCCAAACAAACCCTGAGGAACCAAACGCACTAGAAACTGGTAGAATTTTGGCACCTCTTGCGTTCGAGCTCAGCCATatgttagtatatatatatataacctgCTTGAGCACCATGAACTAGCCCAGGCAGAACATACTGCCACTGCCACAGATGGATACCGCGTCCTTCGTCACCTACCTCCAGAGGCCCCGGGAGCTGCCGGTGCCGGAGttccgggcgccgccgccgtccccggtCACTGGCGTCCTCACGGGCAGCAGCTCGGGGTCGTCCGGGTACGGGGATGACGACGAGATCGGTAGGTTCCTGCGCTGCTCCGCCAGGGTCCCGGTGCTGCGGCTGCCGGAGAGGCCCGGCCCTCGGAGGAACAAGAAGAAGCAGGCGGCGTGGGCGCCGCCCGTCATCGACATGCGCGTGCTGGACTCACCGCCGCCGGTGGATGGAGGCGCGCCGGCGTTGGAGGCGCTGAGGTCGGCGGCCGTCGCGTTTGGCTGCTTCCAGGTGGTCGGCCACGGGGTCGACGCAGGTTTGGCCTTGGCAGCGTTACGTGCTGCTACGGCGAGGGAAGGATCGCCACCATcggagggtggtggtggagacgAGGATAGCGAGGAGCTGTGGTGGCCGCCCGGCGAAGGAGACCGAGAAATGGCGGGAAATCGGCCGTCGCGAAATGGTGCTAGGCAAACCAGGTATGAACTCTGGGCCTCTGGCAAACTGAGAACTGTCGCGAGACTGACCGCACCGTGCAAGTGACCCAAAAAGGCTAGGATGATTTGAACAAACTTGCGCAAATTCTTTGTCGATTTGAAAATTTTGGATGGCATGCATCCAATCCTTGATTCTGACTCTGCGCAGGAACACAGCAGATGACTTGTTCGCTCAGCTCGAGCAAGCCTCAACCAAGCTCCTGCACGCCTTGCGACAAGGTAACGAAGCTGCCGATGCCGCCGAGCCAATGGCGAAAGCTGACGCAAACGGCTCGCTTCTCTGCATCCGCAAACACCAACGCGATGGCAGCAGCGCGTCCGGCCCGGTCAGCCAAGACGACGTCCTGCGGATGCTGGTACGGAGCTCGCGATGCTCGCGCGCCCTCGCCCTCCACCTCTGCTCCGGCGCCTCGGGGTTCCACGTCTTCTCCCGGCGAGGCTGGTCGAGGTTCCGGCCCGTCGACGGCGCCGTCGTGGTCACCATCGGGGACCAACTCCAGGTGACAAATGCATCTTTGTCAAGGGCAGTTTCAAATGAAAACTGGAAAGTAGAAATTGCGAAAGCAGTCGGGCAAAAGGACGGCCACCAAACTGTGTTGACTTCATTATTCACAGGCACATTGCCGTCACCGGTATCAATATTCATCATGATTCAGGCTGCGTTACTCACCTGTTTCGTTTCCATGTACGCAGACATGGAGCGGAGGGCTCTACAGGAGCGTGTCTGGGAAACCGGCTTACAGCAACGACGATCTCCAAGGAGACGGCAGCGACGGCGCCGTCACGGCAGAGTTCTTCCTTTCCTGCTCTTCAGTCAGCGCGGCAAAGGACGCCCTGAACGTGGACGCCGGCAAGGTCTTCGCGCTGAATATGCAGATCATGGTAGCAGCTTGCCTTGTGCTGATTTACCATTTCTTCTCCTCATGCTTGTACGCGATCTGGTAACAGTAACAGGCAAACAGCACAGCTTGTTTGCCACTGTTAGTCGCCTAAAATGTCAGGAGAAAAGTACCAACCAAATTCAGTTTCAGTTATCGAAAGGAAAGTGTTAATCATATACCAAAGATCTCTAAATCACCACAGGCGTTGCAATCGGCACTCTGCTACAGCAAGTTTCCATGCACTGACTCCAAATATCCAATAACCTAAAATCAACAGCCCTGACCACATATGCTAGTGCTTTAATCAGACGTCTCATCCAATCATCCATATATGCAGGGTAACGAGTGCTATCCAACATTAGACAAAAATAGAAAGTAATACAGGGAGCTGCATCCAGGGTTCTAAAATTGCCCTTTTCAAGTTTTCAGTAACAAAATATGAAGCCCAATTTTCTTTTAAATAGTTCCAAAGGCTCAGCTTCAAAGAACTTCTATCGGAGAGCACAGGTACACAACAGACATAATTGAGAGCTCAAGTGGCAGACTCTTACCAAGTTACCAGGGTCCTTTCTTGTCGCACCAGATTTTTCAGTTACCCGGCAGTAATCATGTAGCAAAGCATGAGAAATTAGAAAGATATCACCGGCCAAAATGGCAAAAGGCAAACATGGTAACTATACCTCATGATAAGAGTATGGCAGGAACCTTTTGAGGACCTGACACAACTACACCGGGGATTCAATCATACTGGTCAGGTGTACATATCTGGCAAAGCCTAATAGTCCACTAAATTAACGATTAACACGAACTAAAAAACAATTGACTACTGTACACGCTATTCTATAATCAGGAACGATGAGCAGACGCCTTCTCAACACAACAGCCAGGGTAGCATTGAGTCGCCTTCAGAATTAGCACGTAGGAGCTGCTACACTGAGCTACCTAGACCAGAAGATGACGCTGACAGGACTCCGCACAAAGTGGCTCCAAACCACATGAAAGATTGCTAGGATACAGTACGCCCATAGCATACTGATGCTAGGTAGAGATTCTTGGACCATTTCTCCTGCAACAAAACAAGAGTACAGTTTGTCAGAACCAATGGAGAGTTGCAATTACTGAATGAGATACAGGATGCTCATTAACCTTAACATGTTGACTAGGGAATGCAGATGTCCTCAATGTCTCTTGGGTTTCATCAGTAGGCCGCCTCCTTGGCACACTTAAAACAAATGCAGCCTGATCCCAAGTTGCAGCAGTCGCGGTTATCCGGTAACCATTGTCCCACCTCTTATGAATTCCCTCACTGGGATACAAGAAGTCCAGTTCAACAACCTAAAAATTAAATGCACACAAACAAATATATTACAAGTGTAAAAAGAAATGCAAAGGAAGAGGGACAGTTGGAGTGGGAAAAAAACTGCTACCTGATCAGAAAATCCTGCATTACGAGACATGACAACTGCCCACCTACTTCCAGCAGTTGCCATGGAAGTAACATAGAAACCATCTCGCCACTTCTTGTTTATCCATTTGTAGGGGAAAGTATCACTAACTTTGTAGGACTGCTGTGTATACGCTGTGCCTGGATAGATTTACCACATAGTCAAAAGAATGTTTCCGCAGTAAGACAGAAAGGGGCATTACTACTGCAGGCTTTAGCTACTTTACCTTTAGACATCACTACTAGGGAGCTGCCATTGTTTGCTCCAGCAAGTGCAGTTATATAGTAGTTCCTCTCCCATTGGTCCATTATCCATTCCTTCATATCAAAATAAATCAACCATCAGATTTTGCAATGGAGAGAACAGTTTACTTAGTACCTTATCTGACAAATAAGTGGTTATTTTGTAAAGAGTAAAGTCCATTTTTGACCATTGAATTATCACTGGCATTTGGTTTTGGCCATTAAACTCAAAAACCAGGAATCTTCGACCACCCATCTAACAAAACCATTCATATTTAACCATCGAGCTGTTTTAGTTGGtggttttgatgatgtggaCTACATGTGGCAGTGGGACCTACATGTCagtttcatcttcttcctcccttcccctctctccctcaccCAAATCCACCACCCGGGCCACCCAATTCACCGGCAGTTGGCCATCCCTTTGGAGCGAGGAGTGACTGAGCAAGAGGAGCGCCAACGTCCTCGTCAGCTCCAAGTCCCTGCTTCCGATCCACCTAGCGTGGGACACGAGAGCGTGCACCTTTATgccacggccggcggcctcCGCTGCCGTCCCCAACTGCCCACCCACCATATCTCGGCGCCACCTCCTGCCTACTGCCTGTTCCTGCTCCTCTCGTCAAACAAGCAAGCTAGCAGCAGCGAGCGAGCACCAAATCCAcaaactctctccctctctctccccctccctccctcccccctgtCTCTCTCTTCTCCCATTGATCTGAGCAAAGCAACTGGCCAACTGCAGATGGGGTTCCAAGCCAAACTAAGCACCagccactctctctctctctctccccattGATTCAAGCTGCAGCTTaatccccaccaccaccacttgcTTCACGCACACATGCTCTCctttgcggcggcggcagtacGGTCGCAGAGGCCCTGCGAGGGGCTGTGGAGGTGCGGCTGGGCCAACAGCGGGGGGCCATCTGCTTTTGCGCTGCCAGCCATGGCTGTGCAGAGGCCGGGCGGCAGCGGCTCGTGAGTGCAGGCAAATTGAGAAAGGGCGGGCAAACTGCGCAGGAGGCAGACTGAGAGAGGAAAGGGCAATGCAAAGAGATGGCCGGCTGCCGAAGAATTGGGTGGTCCGGGTGGTGGATTTGggtgagggagagagggggaggaaggaggaagaagatggagctgacatgtgggtcccactgcCACATGTCATCCACGTTATCGAAACCACCAACTAAAACAGTCTGATGGTCAAATATGAATGGTTTTGTTAGTTGGGTGGTCGAAGATTCCTAGTTTTTGAGTTTCATGACCAAAACCAAACGTAAGCAATAATTCAATGGTTAAAAATGGACTTTACTCTTTTGTAAAACTTTCAAGCTAGAATGAAACAAGGTGCAGGTCACTCACTTTGTGAAGGAAATGTGGCGTAAGCTCATAAACTTGAGAAGTGAAACCAGTACCAGCATCCATGATTAGAGCCCAGAGATTGGAGCAAGATGTTATGCAACTGATATAGAGGCCATCTTCATTCCCTTTTTCAATATGCTGTACAAGCCTTGAATCTGCAACGTTGTAATGGTACCTGCAATACTCAGAGTGGATATTTTCCATTACTTTTGCTCATCCATTACGACACATGATTAATGTTAACCATTAAATAAATTTTGGGCCTTGTAAGAGAGTGTACCTTTGTTTCATAGGCCGCCTGGCATTATAAACACTTATCCACTGTGTTGCGGGCATTCCCAtcctgatcttcttctttggttgTTCATCTGCCTCTTCCTCTATCAATAAGCGGCCTCGCTTCTGGCCAACTTGATGTATAAGCTTTAGAGAAGTTCCAAACAAGATTAGATGCAATCGAAGTAATGTTTTTTGAAATGACAGATGCAAAACATGAGCTTACCTTCTGAGCACCATCAGTGTTAATTGGTCTGATATCTGGATTTGGACCCACTACACTATCAAAAAGTGACACACACTTTGCATAGTTTGGTTCCTCGTCAAACTTTAAGTTGACCACATACTCTACAAACTCCCTGAAGGGTTGCGGGCAGAAGCAACAGAGAGATTCTGGAGAGGTGGCCATTTTCTTCTTGCAGACAAGGAAGCCTTTGTTTTCACCCTGGAGATGCAAAAGAAACATCAGGTACACATGTACATCACTGAAAATATATACAATTGGACTGAAGGGGTCCAACAGTTTACCTGATAACCTTGCCAAGGTAGACGTCCTCGTAGAAGAAAGACTAGTGTATATGCTAGAGATTCTAAATCATCCCTCCTGCTACCTATTCTTCCAAGATGTGCATGAACACTAGCATAGCGAACTGTTCCCCTGAAATAGCAGCAGTAACATAACAATAAGACTGGCATATCCCTTCAGTTGATCCAGATATACGTAACAACGAGAGACGTAAGCACCACAGAGTTTAC
This window encodes:
- the LOC101760847 gene encoding uncharacterized protein LOC101760847, whose translation is MDTASFVTYLQRPRELPVPEFRAPPPSPVTGVLTGSSSGSSGYGDDDEIGRFLRCSARVPVLRLPERPGPRRNKKKQAAWAPPVIDMRVLDSPPPVDGGAPALEALRSAAVAFGCFQVVGHGVDAGLALAALRAATAREGSPPSEGGGGDEDSEELWWPPGEGDREMAGNRPSRNGARQTRNTADDLFAQLEQASTKLLHALRQGNEAADAAEPMAKADANGSLLCIRKHQRDGSSASGPVSQDDVLRMLVRSSRCSRALALHLCSGASGFHVFSRRGWSRFRPVDGAVVVTIGDQLQTWSGGLYRSVSGKPAYSNDDLQGDGSDGAVTAEFFLSCSSVSAAKDALNVDAGKVFALNMQIMVAACLVLIYHFFSSCLYAIW
- the LOC101760429 gene encoding casein kinase 1-like protein HD16, giving the protein MPVLRSAARRAREAQGSPPEAAAEAPEAAAPAPAPPPAETRRRATRAAARAEEREREEIRPAEVVAGEGGGDGDEGERGMDDPDSAARSADKLIADDEGSPPVPDMVQVGNSPKYRVDRKLGKGGFGQVYVGHRMSPTGPGAVEVALKFEHRTSKGCNHAPPYEWAVYNAVGGIHGVPRVHYKGRQGDYYVMVMDMLGPSLWDVWNNNSHTMSVEMVACIAIEAISILEKMHSKGYVHGDVKPENFLLGTPGTPEEKKLFLVDLGLATKWKDSSTGLHVDYDQRPDVFRGTVRYASVHAHLGRIGSRRDDLESLAYTLVFLLRGRLPWQGYQGENKGFLVCKKKMATSPESLCCFCPQPFREFVEYVVNLKFDEEPNYAKCVSLFDSVVGPNPDIRPINTDGAQKLIHQVGQKRGRLLIEEEADEQPKKKIRMGMPATQWISVYNARRPMKQRYHYNVADSRLVQHIEKGNEDGLYISCITSCSNLWALIMDAGTGFTSQVYELTPHFLHKEWIMDQWERNYYITALAGANNGSSLVVMSKGTAYTQQSYKVSDTFPYKWINKKWRDGFYVTSMATAGSRWAVVMSRNAGFSDQVVELDFLYPSEGIHKRWDNGYRITATAATWDQAAFVLSVPRRRPTDETQETLRTSAFPSQHVKEKWSKNLYLASVCYGRTVS